A portion of the Pseudomonas protegens CHA0 genome contains these proteins:
- a CDS encoding SDR family oxidoreductase, with the protein MTLSNSSLARQTLVVIGAGSGIGAAVTRQAAARGARVVLAGRSLEALQRQQAQLPESACSIAVDITDTASLQALFARVGAFDHLVISAGPAIAAKPLADTDLLDAQRAFEVKFWGVWRAVQAALPTLAPQGSISLTSGLLSRKMVPGQVLKTTLNAALEALGKHLAKELAPRRVNVISPGVTATEAYAGMPEDAREAMFARTGANLPVGRVGQPDEVAAAFILAMENGFISGSLIDVDGGGLL; encoded by the coding sequence TTCCAACTCAAGCCTGGCCCGGCAAACCTTGGTGGTGATTGGCGCCGGCAGCGGCATCGGCGCTGCGGTGACGCGCCAGGCCGCGGCCCGAGGTGCTCGGGTGGTACTGGCGGGGCGCAGCCTCGAGGCCTTGCAGCGCCAGCAGGCACAGCTGCCGGAATCGGCCTGCAGCATCGCCGTGGACATTACCGATACCGCCAGTCTCCAGGCCTTGTTCGCCAGGGTGGGGGCCTTCGATCACCTGGTGATCAGCGCCGGTCCGGCCATTGCCGCCAAGCCCCTGGCCGACACCGATCTGCTGGATGCCCAGCGGGCTTTTGAGGTGAAGTTCTGGGGCGTGTGGCGCGCGGTCCAGGCGGCGCTGCCGACACTCGCGCCGCAAGGCAGCATCAGCCTGACCTCGGGCCTGCTGTCGCGCAAAATGGTCCCCGGGCAAGTGCTCAAGACCACCCTCAACGCCGCCCTCGAAGCCCTGGGCAAGCACCTGGCCAAGGAGCTGGCGCCACGCCGGGTGAATGTCATCAGCCCCGGGGTCACCGCCACCGAAGCCTATGCCGGGATGCCCGAGGACGCCCGCGAAGCCATGTTCGCCCGCACCGGTGCCAACCTGCCGGTGGGCCGCGTCGGCCAGCCGGATGAGGTGGCGGCGGCCTTTATCCTGGCCATGGAGAACGGCTTTATCAGCGGGAGCCTGATCGATGTCGATGGTGGAGGCTTGCTATGA